One Aureibacillus halotolerans DNA segment encodes these proteins:
- a CDS encoding glycoside hydrolase family 2 protein — MSNKSLKVNIDKGWKFVQDDVTDAYNQQFDDRGWEMLDVPHDWSIGGDFHHQHPSGTAGGFLPGGIGWYRKKLDVSHVKAGQRVHIHFDGVFHRSTVYLNGQEVGTRPNGYVSFIYDLTPFIDLNDENVIAVKVDNSDQPNCRWHSGSGIYRHVWLSVHDPLHIDHYGTSVTTPKVTADVAEVSVQTVIVNHSDSSRTYTLRTSVNQKQDEAAIEAREQEATILPGEKQTLTQRFLIHTPDLWSPEKPALYETVNEVMENGQSIEVQNTTFGIRSIRFSSTNGFFLNEQSMKLKGINLHHDAGCLGAAVPERALERRLQIAKEMGCNSVRCSHNIPAPEMLEMCDRMGFLVIDEAFDKWTGGGYGDDFNDWWERDLKAMLERDRNHPCIFLWSVGNEVENQGSPESVNILKMLVDYVHEFEPTRLVTCALRLPHEMSDHEGIIENILSMADQMDVLSLNYMEPWYDEFKARRPELVIIGSETFPHFRSKRDFFRAYDVKNPWFDVVENDYVVGQYLWTLFDYIGESPKWPSKGWASSIIDTCGFRKPTSYFHQSVWSDKPMVHIAIYNDAMPMPLEKTLWNWPKMCSHWNLPHLESHLARLVTFTNCEKVELWLNGNKFNEKWLSDYPDAMMTWYVPYVPGVIKAVGFQNGKPVSEHELKTAGEADQIVMEPDRTSITADGNDIVHVDVSIADRDGIVVPDADQLITFSIKGEGKIIGVDNGNLDSHERFKGNQRSAYRGKCLVIVQSTSQSGSIALIASASGVLSAKTTIQSNAVTSAQIGVSEHQYV, encoded by the coding sequence ATGAGCAACAAAAGCTTAAAAGTAAACATTGATAAAGGGTGGAAATTTGTACAGGATGATGTGACTGATGCGTACAATCAACAGTTCGATGATCGTGGATGGGAAATGCTCGATGTGCCACATGATTGGAGCATTGGAGGAGACTTTCATCATCAGCATCCGAGTGGAACGGCTGGTGGATTCTTACCTGGTGGCATCGGCTGGTATCGAAAAAAACTAGATGTGTCTCACGTGAAAGCAGGTCAAAGAGTACACATCCATTTTGATGGGGTTTTTCACCGAAGCACTGTTTACTTGAACGGTCAGGAAGTCGGCACTCGTCCAAATGGCTACGTCAGCTTTATCTATGATTTGACTCCTTTTATTGATTTAAACGATGAAAATGTAATCGCTGTCAAAGTGGATAATTCAGATCAACCCAACTGTCGCTGGCATTCAGGATCGGGCATTTACAGACATGTATGGCTTTCAGTCCACGATCCGCTCCATATTGATCACTACGGAACGAGTGTCACGACACCTAAGGTAACAGCGGATGTCGCTGAGGTTTCTGTCCAAACGGTTATCGTCAATCATTCCGATAGCAGCAGAACATATACGTTACGAACAAGCGTGAATCAAAAACAGGATGAAGCAGCTATCGAAGCCCGTGAGCAGGAGGCTACTATTCTGCCGGGAGAAAAGCAAACGCTTACGCAACGATTTTTGATCCATACCCCTGATCTTTGGAGCCCAGAAAAACCGGCTTTGTATGAGACGGTCAATGAGGTTATGGAGAATGGACAATCAATTGAAGTGCAAAACACAACGTTTGGGATTCGGTCGATACGTTTTTCAAGCACCAATGGCTTCTTTCTAAATGAACAGTCGATGAAACTAAAGGGGATTAACCTCCACCATGATGCAGGATGTCTTGGGGCTGCGGTTCCTGAAAGGGCCTTAGAACGTAGGTTGCAAATTGCAAAAGAAATGGGCTGTAATTCCGTACGATGCAGTCATAACATCCCCGCTCCAGAAATGCTTGAAATGTGTGACAGAATGGGTTTTCTCGTCATTGATGAAGCCTTCGATAAATGGACAGGTGGGGGCTATGGAGATGATTTTAATGACTGGTGGGAGCGCGACCTAAAAGCAATGCTTGAAAGAGATCGCAATCATCCTTGTATTTTCCTCTGGAGTGTTGGCAATGAGGTGGAAAATCAAGGGTCACCAGAATCAGTGAACATCTTGAAAATGCTTGTGGATTATGTACATGAGTTTGAGCCGACGAGGCTGGTCACCTGTGCGTTAAGACTGCCACATGAGATGAGCGATCATGAAGGAATCATTGAAAACATTCTTTCTATGGCAGATCAAATGGATGTTTTGAGCTTAAATTATATGGAGCCATGGTATGACGAATTTAAAGCACGTCGTCCTGAACTAGTGATTATCGGAAGTGAAACCTTTCCACATTTTCGGTCCAAGCGTGATTTCTTTCGGGCGTATGACGTAAAAAACCCATGGTTCGATGTTGTCGAGAATGATTACGTCGTTGGACAGTATTTATGGACGTTATTTGATTACATTGGCGAAAGTCCAAAATGGCCTAGCAAAGGATGGGCATCGTCAATCATTGACACGTGCGGATTTAGAAAACCAACGTCTTACTTCCATCAAAGTGTTTGGAGCGATAAGCCGATGGTTCATATCGCAATTTACAATGATGCCATGCCAATGCCATTAGAAAAGACCCTGTGGAACTGGCCGAAAATGTGCTCTCATTGGAACTTGCCACATCTAGAAAGTCATCTGGCAAGGCTGGTGACATTCACCAATTGCGAAAAGGTTGAGTTATGGCTCAACGGCAACAAATTTAATGAAAAATGGCTGTCAGATTATCCTGATGCAATGATGACGTGGTATGTGCCTTACGTACCTGGCGTCATTAAAGCGGTAGGGTTCCAAAATGGGAAGCCTGTCAGCGAGCATGAATTAAAAACAGCAGGTGAAGCAGATCAGATTGTCATGGAACCAGATCGAACGAGCATCACAGCAGACGGCAACGACATTGTTCATGTGGACGTAAGTATTGCAGATCGAGACGGTATTGTCGTCCCAGATGCTGATCAGCTCATCACGTTTTCTATAAAAGGAGAGGGAAAAATTATTGGAGTTGACAATGGAAATTTAGATAGTCATGAACGTTTTAAAGGAAATCAAAGGTCAGCTTATCGTGGGAAATGTCTTGTCATTGTTCAGAGCACTTCGCAAAGTGGGTCAATTGCGTTGATTGCATCAGCTTCTGGCGTATTATCCGCCAAAACGACCATTCAATCAAACGCTGTCACTTCAGCACAAATTGGTGTCTCAGAGCATCAATATGTCTAG
- a CDS encoding GntR family transcriptional regulator, whose protein sequence is MKFTSVDGQPKKSIGEFTYDTLKNKILTLELRPGQKISENEIARKLDVSRAPVRDSFVKLAQEKLLDIYPQSGTVVSLIQLDYVEEGRFVREHIERAIVKQACEVLSEDHLFQLESNLMMQELCEKKGNHSKLFELDNEFHKLLFYGCGKIRTWEMMEFMNSHFNRLRQLRVFSTLEWSEIIAQHKHIYELIKQKLPDQADQRMSDHLRLVFFEKDCLVARFPDYFKL, encoded by the coding sequence TTGAAATTCACATCTGTGGACGGACAACCGAAAAAATCAATTGGGGAATTCACGTATGACACCCTTAAAAACAAAATATTGACGTTGGAGCTCAGACCAGGTCAAAAAATTTCCGAGAATGAAATCGCGCGCAAATTAGATGTGAGCCGTGCACCTGTCAGGGATTCATTTGTAAAGCTCGCACAGGAGAAGTTGTTAGACATCTATCCTCAAAGCGGAACCGTAGTATCTCTTATTCAACTTGATTATGTGGAAGAGGGGAGATTTGTGAGAGAACATATTGAGCGTGCCATTGTCAAACAAGCATGCGAAGTACTCTCGGAAGACCATCTCTTTCAGTTGGAATCCAACCTGATGATGCAAGAGTTGTGTGAGAAGAAAGGGAATCATTCAAAGTTGTTTGAACTAGACAATGAATTTCATAAGCTATTGTTTTATGGTTGTGGCAAAATCAGAACATGGGAAATGATGGAGTTTATGAACTCGCATTTTAATCGTTTGCGCCAGCTGAGAGTTTTCTCCACTTTAGAATGGAGTGAAATTATTGCCCAGCATAAACACATTTATGAATTAATTAAGCAAAAGCTGCCAGACCAAGCAGATCAACGAATGAGTGACCATTTAAGGCTTGTTTTTTTTGAGAAAGATTGCCTCGTTGCAAGATTCCCAGACTATTTTAAGCTTTAA